In Candidatus Zixiibacteriota bacterium, a single window of DNA contains:
- a CDS encoding pyridoxal-phosphate dependent enzyme, with translation MAEQFGLHEIVRYRGAFNGHKRLVGTAASSRGVATVLKQRNPNVKIVVVEPGESSVLLGGQAGPHKIEGVGIGYTPPLWNPSLVDEIIAVKTDDAKAMARRLAREEGLFAGTSSGANVIAAIRVAERLGPDATVVTLMVDSGLKYLSTDVHRG, from the coding sequence ATGGCCGAACAGTTCGGACTCCATGAGATTGTGCGGTATCGTGGTGCATTCAATGGTCACAAACGGCTTGTCGGCACGGCGGCTTCATCGCGTGGCGTGGCAACCGTGCTAAAGCAGCGTAATCCCAATGTTAAGATAGTGGTCGTTGAACCGGGCGAATCCTCTGTCTTGTTGGGAGGTCAGGCAGGACCTCACAAGATCGAAGGGGTGGGCATTGGATATACTCCGCCACTCTGGAATCCCAGTCTGGTGGATGAGATTATCGCGGTCAAGACCGATGACGCCAAAGCTATGGCCAGGAGACTGGCCCGGGAAGAGGGACTCTTTGCGGGAACGTCGTCGGGAGCAAATGTCATTGCTGCCATTCGAGTAGCAGAGAGGCTGGGACCGGATGCTACGGTAGTTACTTTAATGGTGGATTC